The sequence CAGTGGGATCAGGACAAGATacagagaaaaacaaaatattggCTTTTGTAAATGATGATATCTGCAGTTCTATATTGGATGTATCTTTTCGGCGATTactgaagaaggaaaaaattaatCCTGGAACATCGCTTTCTGTTGGGACATTAGAGTTGTGGAGTGATGATTTTGAGGGTAAAGGAGATTTTGGCCAGTACCGTTCGAGGCTGGTATGTTCCTGTGGCTCATTGCAGTTTTTCACTCTTCTATGTTTTTTTCCCTGATAATCACTGTTTTATGTGTCCAAATGAGGACAAGCTTTTGATgtcaaaaggaaataaaatttatgaatagtGATACTCTTCCTTTTCAAAGTTTCTCCTTTCTATCATTGATGCCGTAGACTCATTTTATAGGGATAGGTCAGTATTATTGGGGTTCGTTATGTAAATATGGTTCTCAGAGCAACCTATGTACTGTTCTACAGAAATAGAAACAATttccattttcaaaaaaaaaaaaagtttctccTTTCTGGAAAGGGGAGAAACTGACATGTACCATGCATAAGGTTACAATGAATTACTTAAGCTAATGCTTAAAAAACTATGACTATCGTTGTTCTGCTCATGAATTGGTAAAACATACACCTACAGCTTGATGTTTTAAGAGAAACCATCTTCCTTCCTTTTTGGAGTTAAAATGCTGCAGTTGAGAAAGAAGCTTTTGTCTACTCCAAGTCTCCACTAGTTCGCTTTTGGTATATGGACTGGATTCTGGACGACTATAATTGAATGTTATAAAAATGGGATAGTGATGGATTACTTGGAATTGCAGTACAGGCTATAACTGTTActttctcaaaataataataataataaggataCAGGATTGTGGAATTTGGTTAACATACAAATGATTAATGAAGGCATATGATTGGATTATAATACTTATTGGGATTCAATAAGGTAGGGGTTTATCGGAAACGACCTCTCTATCTTCACTAGGTAGGAGTAAGGCTATTTAAACACAACCCTAATGCTTGAGAAAATGTGTAGATGTATATGCCCAACtccttttttgttcttttcagtTTTAATTGTCTGGACTCTGGTATTATGCTTGGTTTGTCAGACCCTTCATGCTGTGATGCCAAATCCCCGACTACCCATCAATATAAGATTGCTGTGATGCCAAATCCCCGACTACCCATCAATATAAGATCTAACAATGTTTAATGCGTGCCTTGTAGCCATGAGTGTAGGAGCATTCAATCAGATGTCctttttttttgataagttAATATTCAGCCAAGTGTCCTTAATGTTCCTCTTAATTTATTGTGTATTGAAGAGGGTTGGACTATTTCTCATgacttgtcttcttctcttctattgTGCTTATTTATTCTtcataaaaagagaaaagagtctTTTCCATTTTGGATAATCCGTCGGTCTAACACCCTTAGCCTTCATGTGCTAATGTTTTCCTTTCATAGTTGCTCTATCCTCATAACTTGAAGGATACCACTTCTGGGTTCAATATATAACTGACTGGTATTAAGTTTGTGAGAGCAACAGTGTTTAGAAAGATTATTGTCTTCTGAAACACAACAATGGAATTCAACATCGATATATTTTTGTTGGGTGATTATTCAACTTATGGATCTTGAGGAAACAGAAAGTCAGTTGAATGGTTTGCTATGCATGTTGCTACAAACACATTTGCTGTAAGTTCGGTCTAATCCCTTGATGGGATGACATCTAACCTATAGCCTAATATACTTTAGCCCTACCACCGGTTGTAAAATTGTATCTAGGCTTTCAACCCCATAATAACTCGCTAGTTCACACTTCACGGAGCCTTAGactattgataaattttttccaTGTAAAACTACCCCAAGATGTATAAGTTAtcgacaattttttttgtttgcctactattcatttattcaatattCTAGTTATCTAACACATCATTACTGCTTATTTACCAATTGGTCCATCATTACTAGTTAAAGTTGGTATATTGTATATCTTTACCTTTCAGTGGTAAATGCGCAATATTGAGTCACTCTCTCACTCTGCTCAATCATGAACTGCAGTTAGAGTTGATCCGTTTTGTTGCAGCCGCCAAGCCTATGGTAGCTGCTGCTAAAGTTTGTGAGAGGAGCATGACTATTATTAAGAGTCTCTTCCTTGCTCCTTATCCTGCTCAGGTTGGTTCATGAACTATTGTCTTGAACTTGTAATATGAAGCTAATGATGttcctttttttccctttccaAATCTCTCACGTCCTTCATCCTTAATCCAGGAATTGGTTATACTTGAGAGCATGCAGTTAGCTTTAGAAAATGTTGTAAATTCAGTGTTTGATGGATCAAGTGAAACTGTACGGAGCAGTTCAGAAGTTCAGCAGTCATTGTGCAGAATGTTTGAAGGTTCTGTGTGATATCCACCTCCTTTTTAGAAATTCTTAACTTAGTTTTCTCCTTATGCTGAGAAGTCGGGTTACTGTGAACTTAAAGGTCTGCTTCAACAACTTCTTCCTTTGAAATGGACTGAACCGGCGCTTGTAGAAGTTCTCGGCCACTACTTAGATGCACTAGGACCCTTTCTGAAGTATAATCCAGATGTTGTTGGCAGTGTCATTAATAAGTTGTTCGAGCTACTTACCTCACAACCTTTTGTTGTCAAGGTCAACTACTAAATGCCATTCTATTTATTTAATCCTGTGATCTTATTTCCCATCCAAAACAACCACCATGACATTTTAAGTAAAATTGGCAGGATCCTGCTACAAGTGCTTCTCGACATGCGAGATTACAGATTTGCACATCATTCATCCGAATTGCAAAAGCTGCAGACCAGAGCTTATTGCCTCACATGAAAGTAAATTACATTCTTTCTCATTAGTTGGTCATGACACTGGTTTTAACCTGAATTTGCAAGTCAATTACATTAATAGTAGCGTGTGAATTGTGTCTATGACTTGAACAAGTCTCAAATTTTTGCACTGATATTTTACGATCGGGGGAGAAGGAACTATGTAGAGTAATTATATACGTTTGATAAAGGGACTTGGTAGGGTATCTCAGTTTTCTCAAAACGCCCCTTGCAGTATGTGTCACTTGAATGCCCATAACACATCTTGATCTGGCAATTTTACATGGAATATTTTAGACTCTGTAGATATACAGTCATCTCGGTAACAAATGGAGTTTGTCCGTTTTTATGTTGTGGAAACACCGAATGAGTGTGGAAAtccatcataattgaaataGAGAGCCTTGAATGTTTCATCGGTTATTATCTTAGTTGATCGGACTGTTATGATGATACAATCTTCATCTTTCATAACTGAACAGGTTCTAGGAAGTACAGAATGCCACATCAATTTCTATTCCTGGTTATTTGTAATTATGTCCTTAGGCTTTTCAGAAGCTATTTTGTATCAATGACATGTTACAGATCTAGTTCTGAGATATTCTAGATAGTCGAATCTATATGCTCTATTTATCGTTGATATTGTATCTTCTGATGTTATATTTCTAAGGCAGTATACGAAGATAGTTGCTCATCCTGTGGAATATGAAAATGTGGGTGGGTGGAATATTTTTACTTGGCACCGAAAATTTTACCAACACATGACTACTCTGATTGTATCATAATTGTTTTGATATGAGAGATGTTGGTTTTACATTTTAACCGGAGTTTGTTTGGTTGCCTTGGAAAGTGACTGCGCATTGTCTCTTGCTTTTCAGGGAATTGCTGACACCATGGCACTTTTACAAAAAGAAGGTCGTCTACTTCGTGGAGAGCACAATCTCTTGGGTGAAGCATTCCTTATTATGGCTTCTGCTTCCGGGTAGCTGCTGGTCTTGATGAGTTTCTGTTGTATGCCTAGTTATCATGAGGTTTGACCTTTATGTGTTCTCAAAACTGGTTCAGGGTTCAGCAGCAGCTAGAAGTTTTGGCCTGGTTACTTGAACCATTGAGCAAACAGTGGACACAGCTTGACTGGCAAGATGCATATCTCTCTGATCTGACAGGTTTGATTCGACTGTGTGCTGATACACCATTTATGTGGTCCATTTTCCACACAGTTACATTCTTTGAGAAGGCTCTTAAACGGAGTGGTCTAAGGAAAGGCAATAGTAGTGTACAAACCATACCGACATCTGACAATTTGCACCCAATGGCATCTCATGTCTCGTGGATGCTTCCTCCTCTTCTTAAAGTAAGGAGGTTCTTAGGAACTGTTTTGGTTAATACTCATTTGTTACCTTAGTTAAGAGTTGTTAAAAGATGTAAATGTCTTCATTTTGTCAGCTACTCCGTGCCATACATTCTCTTTGGTCTCCAGCTGTTAGTCAAGCATTACCTGGAGAGATAAAAGCTGCAATGGCTATGAGTGATGTTGAAAGGGCCAGTCTTTTTGGGGGAGGTAATGTTAAATTGCCTAAAGGTACTCTAAGTTTTACTGATGGATCTCCATTCGATATGAGTAGAGAAGCTTATGCGGAGCCAAATGAAGCTGATATCCGCAACTGGCTGAAAGGTATCAGAGATAGTGGGTATGTTGCTGTTATTCTGTATCTCTAAAACTGACGGTTTAAATAATGTCTTTTCAAGAGTTGTCATGAAGATCTACCTTAGGTGATATGGCAATATGGACGAGCAGACTGGAATTAACATTCCTAGACTCTTTCTGCTGCAGCTCTTTTACTGATCTTATGACAAGAGAGGGGGAACCAGGAAATGCCTCACACCCAGTCCCTCTCTCCATATTagtaggaaaaaaaaagatgaaaaagaacaTTGTGAATACAAAGATTACCCTTGCAAGTTTGGTTAACTTCTTATGTTTAAAAGGAAAGCACTGCATTCTTATCTACGGACTATTTTAAGCCAATCTCTGATCACTTTTCATTGTGTTGATGCTATATTATCTTTTGCTAgcaaattaaaattgatgtcTTGAATTGCACTAgcatatttactatttaaaatttatattgaagtGTCTTGTCCAGAATTCTCCtttctttatttaaatttttaaagattaCCCTTGACTTAATTCTCAGTGAAGTGCCTATAAGATCTATCATAAACAATCTCTTATCTCTAGTGTGTGAGTATTAGATCTATTGATCTGcctctgtgtgtgtgtgtgtgtgttataCACTTCTACTCCATGCTCTTGGGAATCAGTTTCATGTTTCCATTTGTTGAAAGCTTACGCTGGTAAAGATAACACATTTTAGTTGCTTTTATATTCTCAACACCTCCCTTACGTGTGGCTGTTGAGCATGATTCTTTGTTCATGGGTCAAGCGCATGGGAATTCTTTCAATAAGGTTGGTGGGAGACTCATCCCAGGACCTCTGCTTGCTTTGATATCGTGTTGAAATATGTGACTGGCTCATCTAAAAGATTTAAGTTGTTAAAGAGAGTACACTTTTATTAACTTGATCATATTCTCCACACCATTTAGTAGTCTGGTTTTGTTAATACATTTTTTTGGCTTTAGGTACAACGTACTGGGCTTATCAGCAACCATTGGGGATCCTTTGTTCAAATGCTTAGACTCTCAGTCTGTTACTTTAGCCTTGATGGAGAACATACAACATATGGAGTTCAGGCACTTAAGGCTGCTTGATCATTTAGTGTTGATCCCCTTGATTAAAAATTGCCCTTCAGATATGTGGGAGGCATGGCTGGAAAAGCTCTTGCACCCGTTACTCACCCATTCTCAGCAAGCTCTTAGCTATTCGTGGTCTAGTCTGTTACAGGAAGGTAGAGCAAAGGTTCCTGATCTGCATGGCATAGTCGATGGCTCAGACTTGAAAGTGGAAGTAATGGAGGAAAAGCTCCTGCGAGATCTAACTCGCGAGACGTGTTCAATCCTGTCAGTTTTTGCTTTACCCACACTCAATGCTGGACTTCCTTCATTGGAGCCATCTGGCCATGTGAGCCGAGTGGATGAGTTATCACTTAAAGACTTGGCTGCATTTGCCACAAGCTCCATGGTTGGGTATGTGGAAGTTGTCAATTTTAAGTTGCTTAGTGTGTGGAAGTAGTTTTCTAGTCTACATTCTTCTGTTGTTCTCACTCTTGACCTTTATGATGTATGCACAGATTTGTATTGATGCATAAAAGCATAGCACTTCCAGCCTTGCAGATCAGTTTAGAGGCTTTACGATGGACAGATGGTGAAGCTGTAACTAAAGTTTCTTCATTTTGTGGAGCTGTAATCCTCTTGGCTATTTCAACAACTAATATGGAGCTTCGGGACTTCGTTTGTAAAGATTTGTTCCCTGCAACAATACAAGCTCTGTCTCTGGAGTCAAATGCTTTCATCAGTGCTGATTTAGTTGCGCTTTGTcgtgaaattttcatttatcttGCTGATAAACACCCAGCACCGCGACAGGTTATTTGGATCTCACACTTTTCAGTTGCTTGTGGTGTCACCCTATGTTCATTGCAATTATTCTGTCTTTTTGTCTGGTATTTTAAAGATAGAATTCTAAAGAATGTGCTTATCCATTTGCATTTATTCTCACctatattcataataatattgTTAAAAGGCTATTAGCTTTTGGGTATAACAAATTGTTTTTTTACTAGTCAAAAGTTATTAGTTCCCATGCAAGTTTTTTCCCCTGGTATCTCAGGAACaaaatacatttttcaatttatttaaccAAATTTATTTTCAGAAATTCTTAAACTTGCATCTtatcttttttacttttctgtTGATACATTGAAATTGCTCCAAGTATACCCATAACTAAAAAACATATGTTACATCAGGACACATGCTCATAGACGATGACACACATGGCTAAAAgtcaacaaaaaagaaagagcACTTATTCTTAGTTATGAAGTGTTTTTGCTATCTTCAATAGCAAAGTACTGAAGTTTACCTCACTGAAAGCATTCTAtcttatattcaatataattcatACAAATTTTTGCCTGCAGATTTTACTCTCTCTCCCTTGCATTACATCCCAAGATCTTCTCGCCTTTGAGGAAGCTTTGACCAAGACTGCTAGTCCTAAGGAGCAGAAACAGCACATGAAGAGCTTCCTGCTGTTAGCAACCGGAAACAAATTAAAAGCTCTCGCTGCTCAAAAAAGCATTAATGTCATCTCAAATGTTTCAAGTGAGTAGACTTTAATAAAACGCCTTGTTTTTTCTCCTGTCTTGTCCATATAAACCtagattttagtttttcaagaTGCTAATTTACTTGTGATTCCGCCTCATTCTTCAGCAAAACCTCGAAATGTAACTCCTGCATTGGAATCCAAGACCGATGAAGGAGATGCTATTGGATTAGCGGGAATCGTGTAAGGAAGTTCGTTTCATATATTGgtgatcatttatatttttataaaaaatcgtGAGTTAAATTACCGAAAAGCTCCATAATATCCCAATGTAATGATCTAGTCCTCAATATTGATGCCATTCTTATTCTGCCCCCAATGAAGACTACTGGTTCTTAAGTAGTCTTTAACCTTATCGCTGGTGAAATCCAAGGGCAATTTCCTACCTCTTTTTACAGGTAAGATTGcacaatatacaaaaaaaagtatACGAACAACAGAAGTATGTTACTTGTTTTGAGTTCGATgttaatcataaaattttggCCTTTCACCGGAAATTGCCCTTTTTTGATTACCTGTTGAGGTTGggaaaatttgaaaacaatCGTCAACCATTGAGGATGATgtagtaaagatgaaatgaaatacTGAGGAGGATATAGTCAACAACAGATCAAGATTTGCGAATGTCACATGAGAGCTGCAAGAAAAGGCCTTCTTTTTAGCTGAATGGTTTGTTTGGAAGGCACTATAAATGTCATATTTTCTAACTATCTGTAAAGTTGCTCTTTCTTCTGTACTAGTCATGGCTGTGAGTTGGTGTTCCATGTACATTCTGCTTTTTGACTTTGTGAGTCTGAACCATAGTCAAGTATGATTTTCGAGTTAAGAGTATTGGTCTGATGCAATGAATATATGTCCGGTGAACCTGTACAAGAATAGTTTTGTTTGTACCTCACTGCTTCTCAACTCTAATTGCTAACTCGTGACTGAGACTATATTATTCAGTTTCTAATTGTTCTAATATTGAGGTgaccaaaatattgattatgtctCGTATTTGAGTTTCATTCTACATTATTAGAAGTGGAAGTCTCCAACAAATGTCGCTTCTAGCATATTCAATTGAGAAGAAACAtaatcaaactaataatatttttaattaaatttacatgaaaaatgaatgaaaaagatgGTCAAAGTAAAAGTTTTGCATCTTAACTCAATTgcaaaaaataatcattagGAAGGGAGGATTTAATTTTTGTGGGATATATGGGGTAGCTCTACGAGAAATTTAAGTAGAAGAATAAAAATTGCTcactttaaaatactttaagAATGTTTTATGATAAGAATGATACTATAGGAATgtagtttaaatttgaagtgtagttaaagaatgttttatgctaaaaatgatattttaagaatgtagtttaagtttggatatagttaaatgatgtttttagcCAAAAATTCAACACTAACACAATATAATATTGTCTTGTCAATATTTATGGTAATATgtttaaattattacttaacttaaaaaaacataaaaattatttacttttttaaaaaaagagttgaCCCAGCAGAGCCTATAGTCCATATATTTATGGTAATGAGGATTTcagaaaagaaaattgagaactAACAGAGAAAGAAAAGGTTCATATACAACAGCAATAACATAAAACAAGCTCTTCTCAGATACTCAAGAAAACACCTGTTGGTGTCTTAGTTACAACAAAGCTGTTCCATGGGTCCagagaaaaaaatcaatatatagaagCTCAAATGTTGTTTTATGGCATAGAACTGCCAATTACCGAGTAGGAAACAATGTCTCCCTCCAACATCTTAAGCTTCATTGCAACTAATCCTTCACTACTTGACATTCCCGCACACAGTTGACATGTCGAAGTTTCCTCGAGACAATTCTATTGAAACAAAACTGACCTCTGCAATTGCTACAGAAGAGACTACAGACTAAATGGCACCTCAGTTTCACTATAGATGAATTATTTG comes from Solanum pennellii chromosome 1, SPENNV200 and encodes:
- the LOC107007889 gene encoding protein HASTY 1, with product MEEHGVSSNVARAIVAALDWNSSPDDRKAAYAYLESIKAGDVRVLASTSFILVRKEWSSEIRLQAYKMLQHLVRLRWDELNPDERRNFASVAVDLMSEITNSSEEWALKSQTSALVAEIARREGLSLWQELFPSLVSLSNKGPAQAELVSMMLRWLPEDITVHNEDLEGDRRRLLLRGLTDSLPEIFPLLYSLLERHFGAALTEAGRQQLEVARQHAAAVTATLNAVNAYAEWAPLPDLAKYGIIHGCGILLSSPDFRLHACEFFKLVSLRKRPTDAAVEFDSAMSNIFQILMKVSGDFLQKSDSGAVIDENEFEFAEYICESMVALGSSNLQCIAADNSVLSYYLQQMLGFFKHHKLALHYQSLLFWLTLMRDLLSKPKIIGSGENSASNLAVGSGQDTEKNKILAFVNDDICSSILDVSFRRLLKKEKINPGTSLSVGTLELWSDDFEGKGDFGQYRSRLLELIRFVAAAKPMVAAAKVCERSMTIIKSLFLAPYPAQELVILESMQLALENVVNSVFDGSSETVRSSSEVQQSLCRMFEGLLQQLLPLKWTEPALVEVLGHYLDALGPFLKYNPDVVGSVINKLFELLTSQPFVVKDPATSASRHARLQICTSFIRIAKAADQSLLPHMKGIADTMALLQKEGRLLRGEHNLLGEAFLIMASASGVQQQLEVLAWLLEPLSKQWTQLDWQDAYLSDLTGLIRLCADTPFMWSIFHTVTFFEKALKRSGLRKGNSSVQTIPTSDNLHPMASHVSWMLPPLLKLLRAIHSLWSPAVSQALPGEIKAAMAMSDVERASLFGGGNVKLPKGTLSFTDGSPFDMSREAYAEPNEADIRNWLKGIRDSGYNVLGLSATIGDPLFKCLDSQSVTLALMENIQHMEFRHLRLLDHLVLIPLIKNCPSDMWEAWLEKLLHPLLTHSQQALSYSWSSLLQEGRAKVPDLHGIVDGSDLKVEVMEEKLLRDLTRETCSILSVFALPTLNAGLPSLEPSGHVSRVDELSLKDLAAFATSSMVGFVLMHKSIALPALQISLEALRWTDGEAVTKVSSFCGAVILLAISTTNMELRDFVCKDLFPATIQALSLESNAFISADLVALCREIFIYLADKHPAPRQILLSLPCITSQDLLAFEEALTKTASPKEQKQHMKSFLLLATGNKLKALAAQKSINVISNVSTKPRNVTPALESKTDEGDAIGLAGIV